From one Henriciella marina DSM 19595 genomic stretch:
- a CDS encoding NUDIX hydrolase: MTQTIDEKFELRVPDGDDRERRQCLTCGFVDYRNPRIVAGSVVTKGDQILLCKRAIEPRKGFWTLPAGYMELGETVEEAAQREAREEACADIKIDRMLATYSIPRIGQVQIMFRATLESEFAVGPESLEVQLFDWKDIPWSELAFPTVVWALTHYAETRHSSDFVAFGNPDGTDKVTR, encoded by the coding sequence ATGACACAGACGATCGACGAGAAATTCGAACTTCGCGTGCCGGACGGCGATGACCGTGAGCGCAGGCAATGCCTGACCTGCGGCTTTGTCGACTATCGCAATCCAAGAATTGTGGCAGGTTCAGTCGTGACGAAGGGTGACCAGATCCTTCTCTGCAAGCGCGCCATTGAGCCGCGAAAGGGCTTCTGGACCTTGCCTGCGGGCTATATGGAGCTTGGCGAGACGGTTGAGGAAGCGGCCCAGCGCGAAGCACGCGAGGAGGCCTGCGCCGATATAAAGATTGACCGTATGCTGGCGACCTATTCCATTCCGCGCATCGGGCAGGTGCAGATCATGTTCCGGGCGACGCTGGAGTCAGAGTTTGCGGTCGGCCCTGAAAGCCTCGAAGTGCAGCTCTTCGACTGGAAGGATATCCCGTGGTCGGAGCTTGCCTTCCCGACAGTCGTCTGGGCGCTGACGCATTATGCCGAAACCCGGCACAGCTCTGATTTTGTGGCGTTCGGAAACCCGGACGGGACCGACAAGGTTACGCGCTAG
- a CDS encoding inner membrane-spanning protein YciB, translated as MTDKKDDLGTAANKANQIWGELLPVMAFVAIYNLIRLLDIDIETTIGGMGVAINSDTALYWATGVLIILTVGFIARRLLTGGRVPLFTLMSAGIVGSFGIIGIVLQDKGFIYAKPTIQQLILAAFIFGSLASGTNIWKVMFKTVFDLPDHAWTQLAIRWGGYFVFMAAANEFIWRYFVPPLEQPLYIAGLLWAPAGEYDFLGITFGARSFEDAWATWWKLGTWVITLAFGAANVPYTMKHLRNSDDDKPEAEREASA; from the coding sequence ATGACCGATAAAAAAGACGACCTTGGCACCGCCGCCAATAAAGCCAACCAGATCTGGGGCGAATTGCTGCCCGTGATGGCCTTTGTGGCAATCTATAATCTGATCCGGCTGCTCGATATCGATATCGAAACGACGATTGGTGGCATGGGGGTCGCCATCAACAGCGATACCGCGCTCTACTGGGCGACAGGTGTGCTGATCATTCTGACGGTCGGTTTCATTGCCCGCCGCCTCCTGACAGGTGGCCGTGTGCCGCTCTTTACGCTGATGAGCGCAGGCATCGTCGGCTCTTTCGGCATCATTGGCATCGTGCTGCAGGACAAGGGCTTCATTTATGCCAAGCCAACCATCCAGCAGCTGATCCTAGCCGCCTTCATCTTTGGCTCGCTCGCCTCTGGCACGAATATCTGGAAAGTGATGTTCAAGACGGTCTTTGACCTGCCTGACCATGCATGGACACAGCTGGCCATTCGCTGGGGCGGCTATTTCGTTTTCATGGCAGCCGCGAATGAGTTCATCTGGCGCTATTTCGTGCCGCCGCTCGAACAGCCGCTCTACATTGCAGGTCTGCTCTGGGCACCCGCTGGCGAGTATGACTTTCTCGGCATCACGTTCGGGGCACGCAGTTTCGAGGATGCCTGGGCGACCTGGTGGAAGCTCGGCACCTGGGTCATCACGCTCGCCTTTGGTGCAGCCAATGTGCCTTATACGATGAAGCATCTTCGCAACAGCGATGACGACAAGCCAGAAGCCGAGCGCGAAGCTAGCGCGTAA
- a CDS encoding lipopolysaccharide biosynthesis protein has translation MKLARHLAGYLPANLASALASFGAVYVFTRLLGPEEYGRYALMVSVMALIHTLTLAPGEAAAYRYTAKARAEGPEELAVHFATVRALLLRSLLLAAIAMVALAAAVAHMPRYLAILPWIALLMPVGTLVQATLEAHRASQQVQRYVLVYSFKLLGGFVIGALIAWATDAGAAAPFMGLTVSGLIVGVPQLIWLQKAAGRARPEKVKIRSYYAYGLPIAAALSLDLLLSVADRFLISVFLGEAAVGAYAAGYGVADKTILLLCAWAAMAGAPLVLAAFEEQGPDAAKDEAKNLVSTMLLIGLPAATGLALVAVPLSQALIGEELREQAALIIPWIAFAGLMNGLLMHYYAEAFQLAQKTGEQALLMLIPAGVNIAANLILIPQFGIIGAVGATILSYSIGILVIAARGRRYIAFPFPLVSTLKIAAASLAMWPAIALIPDFGSWPELIAKAIAGGIVYLAAALVIDAGGARSFVQDRLRASTETPAS, from the coding sequence ATGAAACTTGCCCGTCACCTTGCAGGCTATCTGCCCGCCAATCTGGCAAGCGCCCTTGCCTCATTTGGCGCGGTCTACGTCTTCACGCGCCTCCTCGGGCCAGAAGAATATGGCCGCTATGCGCTGATGGTCTCGGTCATGGCGCTGATCCACACGCTGACGCTGGCACCCGGTGAGGCAGCCGCCTACCGCTATACCGCCAAGGCGCGGGCGGAGGGCCCCGAAGAACTGGCGGTTCACTTCGCCACGGTCCGCGCCCTTCTGCTTCGTTCTCTCCTCTTGGCGGCCATAGCAATGGTCGCGCTTGCAGCGGCGGTTGCGCACATGCCGCGTTACCTCGCCATCCTGCCATGGATCGCTCTCCTCATGCCGGTGGGTACGCTGGTGCAGGCAACGCTCGAAGCACACCGCGCCAGCCAGCAGGTCCAACGCTATGTCCTTGTCTATTCATTCAAACTTCTGGGCGGATTCGTAATCGGCGCACTGATCGCCTGGGCCACTGATGCAGGGGCCGCCGCGCCCTTTATGGGGCTCACCGTTTCCGGCCTCATCGTCGGCGTGCCGCAGCTCATCTGGCTTCAGAAAGCTGCGGGGCGCGCAAGGCCTGAGAAGGTCAAGATCCGCAGCTATTATGCCTATGGCTTGCCCATTGCGGCCGCGCTTTCGCTGGACCTGCTGCTCTCTGTCGCGGACCGGTTCCTTATCTCCGTCTTTCTTGGCGAGGCTGCCGTCGGCGCTTATGCCGCCGGCTATGGCGTCGCCGACAAGACGATCCTGCTTCTCTGCGCCTGGGCCGCCATGGCCGGGGCGCCGCTGGTCCTCGCAGCCTTTGAAGAACAGGGCCCCGATGCCGCAAAAGACGAAGCTAAAAACCTTGTCTCGACCATGCTTCTGATCGGGCTCCCCGCTGCGACCGGCCTCGCGCTGGTGGCAGTGCCGCTATCTCAAGCACTGATTGGCGAGGAACTTCGGGAACAGGCCGCGCTGATCATTCCGTGGATCGCTTTTGCCGGCCTGATGAATGGCCTCCTGATGCATTACTATGCGGAGGCGTTTCAGCTGGCACAGAAGACGGGGGAACAGGCGCTATTGATGCTAATCCCAGCTGGGGTGAACATCGCCGCCAACCTCATCCTGATCCCGCAATTTGGAATTATCGGCGCCGTTGGCGCGACCATTCTCAGCTATTCGATCGGCATTCTGGTCATCGCCGCACGCGGCAGACGCTATATCGCCTTCCCGTTCCCTCTTGTCTCCACGCTCAAAATCGCGGCCGCATCGCTCGCCATGTGGCCGGCCATCGCGCTGATACCGGACTTTGGCAGCTGGCCAGAGCTGATCGCGAAAGCCATTGCCGGTGGTATTGTCTATCTGGCAGCCGCTCTGGTCATTGATGCTGGAGGTGCACGGTCATTCGTGCAAGACAGGCTCCGCGCATCCACAGAGACCCCTGCTTCGTAA
- a CDS encoding DMT family transporter, giving the protein MPATAFPLLLCLLSAVTVALANFAVKRGGDVLSARMVLSVTSALCVLPFAFFVPFPEAALWPAIAMAIGAHWIYQFFMIRALHRGDLSLVFPVMRGLAPLMTAIIAVFALSEMPTLVGWAGLTLATLALIVFALPAGKSLDQASLDRVALFWAGLTALGIGLYSVTDAYGVRLAENRFTFIVWLFMLDWIATTAVTMWTRRGQLFQRLRPQLVGGMVGGVSSVISYGAALLAFSMTDAATVTAMRETSVVFGAILGAVFLKEGFGPRRIVAACILAAGLLLLETGL; this is encoded by the coding sequence ATGCCCGCTACTGCCTTTCCCCTTCTTCTCTGCCTGCTTTCGGCTGTGACCGTGGCGCTCGCCAATTTCGCGGTCAAACGCGGCGGCGATGTGCTCAGCGCGCGCATGGTTCTTTCGGTTACATCGGCGCTCTGCGTCCTGCCTTTTGCCTTCTTCGTTCCGTTCCCGGAAGCCGCGCTCTGGCCCGCCATCGCGATGGCGATCGGGGCCCACTGGATCTATCAGTTCTTCATGATCCGCGCGCTGCATCGCGGCGACCTTTCGCTGGTCTTCCCGGTCATGCGTGGCCTCGCTCCGCTCATGACCGCCATCATCGCGGTTTTTGCCCTGAGCGAGATGCCGACGCTTGTGGGCTGGGCGGGGCTAACGCTCGCGACGCTGGCCCTGATCGTCTTCGCGCTTCCTGCCGGCAAGTCGCTGGATCAGGCCTCTCTCGACCGGGTCGCCCTCTTCTGGGCAGGCCTTACCGCGCTTGGCATCGGTCTCTATTCGGTGACCGACGCCTATGGGGTCCGTCTTGCGGAGAACCGGTTCACCTTCATCGTCTGGCTTTTCATGCTGGACTGGATCGCCACGACCGCCGTGACGATGTGGACGCGCCGCGGCCAGCTTTTTCAGAGGCTGAGACCCCAGCTGGTCGGCGGCATGGTTGGCGGGGTGTCGTCCGTCATCTCCTATGGCGCGGCCCTGCTCGCCTTTTCGATGACCGATGCCGCAACGGTTACGGCCATGCGCGAAACCTCTGTCGTCTTCGGGGCGATCCTGGGCGCGGTGTTTCTCAAGGAGGGGTTCGGGCCTCGCCGCATCGTCGCGGCCTGCATCCTGGCGGCTGGGCTTCTCCTGCTTGAGACCGGCCTTTAA
- a CDS encoding DUF4168 domain-containing protein, which translates to MSHTTLRTTVGAALAAAMMFGGTAAVAQQSVPQEAQPRQAQPQIEPVTDAEISQFVAANDAVGEIAAEVTPQLEAATDQEAAQALQAEAQESMIAAINDEGLTPQRFTQIAQLAQMDQELATKLRAEMNS; encoded by the coding sequence ATGTCTCACACGACACTTCGCACGACCGTTGGCGCAGCGCTCGCCGCAGCCATGATGTTTGGCGGCACCGCCGCTGTGGCCCAGCAAAGCGTCCCGCAAGAGGCTCAGCCCCGCCAGGCACAGCCGCAGATCGAGCCGGTGACCGACGCTGAAATCTCACAATTCGTTGCTGCCAATGACGCGGTAGGCGAGATCGCAGCAGAGGTTACGCCTCAGCTCGAAGCAGCAACCGATCAGGAAGCGGCCCAGGCCCTGCAGGCTGAGGCCCAGGAAAGCATGATCGCCGCGATCAATGATGAAGGCCTGACGCCTCAGCGCTTCACCCAGATTGCGCAACTGGCGCAAATGGATCAGGAGCTTGCGACCAAGCTGCGCGCAGAAATGAACAGCTAA
- a CDS encoding RcnB family protein, producing the protein MKNLMRNSAFAAIATAFAATAAPAFADPPHCPPGHAKKGLCSPAGDRGHYRDRDRDRWDDRRDEQRAYNDGYEDGQRDAIRYNGRTYRDYRVIRDYDRYGLSAPRDGYYYAEVDGDVVMVQLATQLVTQLLN; encoded by the coding sequence ATGAAAAACCTCATGCGAAACAGCGCCTTCGCGGCTATTGCAACCGCTTTCGCCGCCACAGCCGCCCCGGCTTTTGCCGACCCGCCACACTGCCCGCCAGGACACGCCAAGAAGGGCCTGTGTTCGCCTGCCGGTGACCGGGGTCATTACCGCGACCGCGACCGTGACCGCTGGGATGACCGCCGCGATGAGCAGCGTGCCTATAATGACGGCTATGAAGATGGCCAGCGCGACGCCATCCGGTACAATGGCCGGACCTATCGTGATTACCGCGTAATCCGCGACTATGACCGTTACGGCCTCAGCGCCCCGCGCGATGGCTATTATTATGCCGAAGTCGACGGCGATGTGGTGATGGTCCAGCTCGCCACGCAACTGGTGACGCAGCTACTGAATTAG
- a CDS encoding VOC family protein yields MHPFHLAFPVHDLAAARRFYGELLGCPEGRSSAEWIDFDFYGHQIVAHLAPDLCGGGQTNKVDGKGVPVRHFGLVLDMESWQALSQRLEGNVDFLIEPYIRFKGEPGEQATMFFTDPSGNAIEIKAFADMSRLFAK; encoded by the coding sequence ATGCATCCTTTCCATCTTGCCTTCCCCGTCCATGACCTTGCCGCCGCGCGGCGCTTCTACGGTGAGCTTCTGGGCTGCCCCGAAGGCCGGTCGAGCGCCGAGTGGATCGACTTTGACTTCTATGGGCATCAGATCGTCGCGCATCTCGCGCCCGATCTCTGCGGCGGGGGGCAGACCAACAAGGTTGATGGCAAGGGTGTACCTGTTCGCCATTTCGGGCTGGTTCTCGACATGGAGAGCTGGCAGGCGCTGTCGCAACGTCTTGAAGGCAACGTGGATTTCCTGATCGAGCCCTATATCCGTTTCAAGGGAGAGCCCGGTGAGCAGGCGACCATGTTCTTTACCGACCCCTCCGGCAACGCGATTGAGATCAAGGCCTTTGCCGACATGTCGCGCCTGTTCGCGAAATAG
- a CDS encoding DinB family protein codes for MQHDIKSVLLRQHDMAWRFAELHLDALTMEDCLWRPGGDMGLHVWRDESSGSWRADWPQSEAYEIGPASLGWITWHMLFWWRMVLDQSFGEGQLTRSDIAWPGTADGVRSEAKAVEARWRAAIKTLGEDELLSPALTRWPFKDRPFADVVAWANLELMKSASEMGYVLFLRQGQRR; via the coding sequence ATGCAGCACGACATCAAATCCGTACTCCTTCGCCAGCATGATATGGCCTGGCGCTTCGCCGAACTTCATCTCGACGCACTGACGATGGAAGACTGCCTCTGGCGGCCGGGCGGCGATATGGGCCTGCATGTCTGGCGCGATGAGTCGTCCGGTTCCTGGCGCGCCGACTGGCCGCAAAGCGAGGCCTATGAGATCGGCCCGGCCAGCCTCGGCTGGATCACATGGCACATGCTATTCTGGTGGCGCATGGTGCTCGACCAGAGTTTTGGCGAGGGGCAACTGACACGGAGCGATATCGCGTGGCCGGGCACGGCGGATGGCGTGCGAAGCGAGGCAAAGGCGGTTGAGGCGCGCTGGCGCGCAGCTATCAAGACGCTAGGTGAGGACGAGCTGTTAAGCCCGGCGCTAACGCGCTGGCCCTTCAAAGACCGGCCGTTTGCCGATGTGGTAGCGTGGGCAAATTTGGAGTTGATGAAGTCCGCATCAGAAATGGGCTATGTGCTGTTTCTCCGGCAGGGGCAGAGACGCTAG